One window from the genome of Crassostrea angulata isolate pt1a10 chromosome 2, ASM2561291v2, whole genome shotgun sequence encodes:
- the LOC128172467 gene encoding uncharacterized protein LOC128172467, whose protein sequence is MERTLYCAVCLFGSFIVVFSQQCDNGQPLPNVFCGRGPSRQDCPSGYFCNIDPTDRFAVCCPERAPPIATCDIGKPLPNVFCGRGPNRQDCPSGYFCKIDPVDRFAICCKTNIANEPKCQIGVPLPNVFCGRGPNRQDCPRGYSCNIHPTDRYAVCCRNRRPRFYGNYPQW, encoded by the exons ATGGAGCGTACACTTTACTGTGCCGTTTGCCTCTTTGGATCATTTata GTTGTTTTCAGTCAACAGTGTGATAACGGACAACCACTGCCTAATGTATTTTGTGGACGGGGCCCTTCAAGACAAGACTGTCCGAGTGGCTACTTCTGTAACATAGATCCTACAGACCGGTTCGCCGTCTGCTGTCCAGAAA GGGCTCCACCGATCGCAACATGTGACATAGGTAAACCTTTACCCAATGTGTTTTGTGGGCGTGGTCCTAACAGACAGGACTGTCCAAGTGGctatttttgtaaaatagaCCCGGTCGATAGGTTCGCCATTTGCTGTAAAACAA ATATCGCAAACGAACCAAAGTGCCAAATTGGTGTCCCTCTGCCAAATGTATTCTGTGGGCGTGGTCCAAACAGACAAGATTGCCCACGTGGGTATTCCTGTAACATCCATCCTACTGATAGATACGCAGTGTGCTGTAGAAATAGAC GGCCACGATTTTATGGA